A single Salmo trutta chromosome 14, fSalTru1.1, whole genome shotgun sequence DNA region contains:
- the LOC115147861 gene encoding putative mediator of RNA polymerase II transcription subunit 12, which yields MAVMIGIAFRVSWLCCLLIGGITCSTSSDGYPALGSNAAWLYAGSLRSKGYGNYNSPTAQMQAQLTEEQQKHPAAILQKQLVPMPQAPQKMWYPAQMPQQEKQPAAMTQQQTLPASYPKQPQAVLYPAQMPQKQPATELQHQKEQASIPQLPQQVWYPVQIPQQQKELTTMPQKQLAPIPILQKQPTAMPRQAWYPAQMQQKQPAPMPPLQKQPATMSQQVWHPAQMPNQQKQPATEPQQQKELSAMPQLLQQVWHPAQFPQKQHVPMRQPQKELTAIPPQLWQSAQMPQQHKQPATMPQMPHDVWYPAKMVQKQQAAATRRQKELNAITKQEWHPAQMPQKQPTTMPQQPVYPAQKPQMQKQPAAEPQQQIEPTSIPQPPQQVY from the exons ATGGCTGTGATGATTGGAATCGCTTTCAG AGTTTCTTGGCTTTGTTGCCTGCTAATTGGAGGGATAACCTGTTCTACATCAA GTGATGGGTATCCTGCACTAGGTTCTAATGCAGCATGGCTCTATGCAGGCTCACTTAGGTCTAAAGGATATGGTAATTACAACTCTCCAACAGCTCAAATGCAAGCGCAGCTGACCGAAGAGCAACAGAAACATCCGGCCGCCATCCTGCAAAAGCAACTGGTCCCCATGCCCCAGGCACCTCAGAAAATGTGGTATCCAGCTCAAATGCCCCAGCAGGAAAAGCAACCGGCAGCCATGACCCAACAGCAGACTCTACCGGCCAGTTATCCTAAGCAGCCTCAAGCAGTGTTGTATCCAGCTCAAATGCCCCAGAAGCAACCAGCAACTGAACTTCAGCATCAGAAGGAACAGGCCTCCATACCCCAGCTACCTCAGCAAGTGTGGTATCCAGTACAAATTCCCCAGCAGCAGAAGGAACTGACCACCATGCCCCAGAAGCAACTGGCTCCAATTCCTATACTGCAGAAACAACCAACAGCTATGCCCCGGCAAGCATGGTATCCAGCTCAAATGCAGCAGAAGCAACCAGCCCCAATGCCTCCACTGCAGAAGCAACCGGCCACCATGTCCcagcaagtgtggcatccagctcaaatgcCCAATCAACAAAAGCAACCAGCCACTGAACCTCAGCAGCAGAAAGAACTGTCCGCCATGCCCCAGCTTCTTcagcaagtgtggcatccagctcaaTTTCCCCAGAAGCAACATGTCCCTATGCGTCAACCGCAGAAGGAACTGACTGCCATTCCACCACAACTGTGGCAGTCTGCGCAAATGCCCCAGCAGCATAAGCAACCGGCCACCATGCCCCAGATGCCTCACGATGTGTGGTATCCAGCTAAAATGGTCCAGAAGCAACAAGCCGCTGCAACTCGGCGGCAGAAGGAACTGAACGCTATAACTAAGCAAGAGTGGC ATCCAGCTCAAATGCCTCAGAAGCAACCGACCACCATGCCCCAGCAACCAGTGTATCCAGCTCAAAAGCCCCAGATGCAGAAGCAACCGGCCGCTGAACCTCAGCAGCAAATTGAACCGACCTCCATTCCCCAGCCACCTCAACAAGT CTACTGA
- the LOC115147295 gene encoding mediator of RNA polymerase II transcription subunit 15-like isoform X1 → MPQQQKQPATEPRQQIEPEAMPQPPQQVWHPDQFPQEQKQPAPLRLAQKELTAIPQQLWQTAQIPQKQPAAEPQHNEPATIPQQEWHPPQMLQTQPTSMPQQVWYPAHIPQQQKQLATMLQKQPAPMPQPQKQLAIMPPQVWHPAQMPQQQKQPATEPQQQIELTTMPQQVWHSDQFPQEQKQPAPMHLAQKELTAIPQQLWQMAQMPQQRKQPSAMLQQVWHLAQKQPAPMPQQTHDVWYPAKMVQKQQAAATRRQKELNAITKQEWHPAQFPQQQKQPASTPLPQEQPTAVSQQVWYPAQMPQKNLASMPQKQPTTIPQQPVYPAPKPQLRKQPSAEPQQQIEPTSIPQPPQQVWHPAQMSQQQKQPASTPLPQEQPTAVSQQVWYPAQMSQQQLASMPLPQKQLTDMPQQEWQPAQIPQKQSAAEPQQNEPATIPQQVRYPAQMSQQRKQHTAMPQQQLTPMPQLLWHVAQMPQKQLAPMSQQKHYESTEDGASGSSQASIVEQLGVIPIYSYSSKSHYESGRTVFSQTRYTPREAMPVDSGNAPKDSYVGIGAPSIYPPLVKDSARKM, encoded by the exons atgcCTCAGCAGCAAAAGCAACCAGCTACTGAACCTCGGCAGCAAATTGAACCGGAAGCCATGCCCCAGCCACCTcagcaagtgtggcatccagATCAATTTCCCCAGGAGCAGAAGCAACCAGCCCCTCTGCGTCTAGCACAGAAGGAACTGACTGCCATACCCCAACAACTGTGGCAAACGGCTCAAATACCGCAGAAGCAACCGGCTGCTGAACCACAGCACAACGAACCGGCCACCATACCCCAGCAAGAGTGGCATCCACCTCAAATGCTGCAGACGCAACCAACCTCCATGCCCCAGCAAGTGTGGTATCCAGCTCACATTCCCCAGCAGCAGAAACAACTGGCCACCATGCTGCAGAAGCAACCAGCCCCAATGCCTCAACCGCAGAAGCAACTGGCCATCATGCCCCCGcaagtgtggcatccagctcaaatgcCTCAGCAACAAAAGCAACCAGCTACTGAACCTCAGCAGCAAATTGAACTGACCACCATGCCTCAGCAAGTGTGGCATTCAGATCAATTTCCCCAGGAGCAGAAGCAACCAGCCCCTATGCATCTAGCGCAGAAGGAACTGACTGCCATACCTCAACAACTGTGGCAAATGGCTCAAATGCCCCAGCAGCGTAAGCAACCGTCTGCCATGCTTCAGCAAGTGTGGCATCTGGCGCAGAAGCAACCGGCCCCTATGCCCCAGCAGACTCACGACGTGTGGTATCCAGCTAAAATGGTCCAGAAGCAACAAGCCGCTGCAACTCGGCGGCAGAAGGAACTGAACGCTATAACTAAGCAAGAGTGGCATCCAGCTCAATTTCCCCAGCAGCAGAAGCAACCGGCCTCCACGCCTCTACCGCAGGAGCAACCGACTGCCGTATCCCAGCAAGTGTGGTATCCAGCTCAAATGCCTCAGAAGAATCTGGCCTCCATGCCGCAGAAGCAACCGACCACCATTCCCCAGCAACCAGTGTATCCAGCTCCAAAGCCCCAGCTGCGGAAGCAACCGTCCGCTGAACCTCAGCAGCAAATTGAACCGACCTCCATTCCCCAGCCACCTcagcaagtgtggcatccagctcaaatgTCCCAGCAGCAGAAGCAACCGGCCTCCACGCCTCTACCGCAGGAGCAACCGACTGCCGTATCCCAGCAAGTGTGGTATCCAGCTCAAATGTCCCAGCAGCAACTGGCTTCCATGCCTCTACCGCAGAAGCAACTGACCGACATGCCTCAGCAAGAGTGGCAACCAGCTCAAATACCGCAGAAGCAATCGGCTGCTGAACCACAGCAGAACGAACCGGCCACCATACCCCAGCAAGTGAGGTATCCAGCTCAAATGTCCCAGCAGCGGAAGCAACACACTGCCATGCCACAGCAGCAACTGACCCCTATGCCTCAGCTATTATGGCATGTAGCTCAAATGCCCCAGAAGCAACTGGCCCCAATGTCTCAGCAGAAGCACTACGAAAGCACTGAAGATGGTGCCTCTGGTAGCTCTCAGGCCAGCATCGTTGAACAGTTGGGTGTCATCCCAATCTATTCCTACAGTTCCAAATCGCACTACGAGAGTGGCAGAACTGTCTTCTCCCAAACCCGCTATACTCCTAGGGAGGCTATGCCTGTTGACAGTGGAAATGCTCCCAAGGACAGTTATGTTGGCATTGGTGCACCAAGCATATATCCACCACTAGTGAAGGATTCTGCAAG GAAAATGTAA
- the LOC115147295 gene encoding putative mediator of RNA polymerase II transcription subunit 26 isoform X2 translates to MPQQQKQPATEPRQQIEPEAMPQPPQQVWHPDQFPQEQKQPAPLRLAQKELTAIPQQLWQTAQIPQKQPAAEPQHNEPATIPQQEWHPPQMLQTQPTSMPQQVWYPAHIPQQQKQLATMLQKQPAPMPQPQKQLAIMPPQVWHPAQMPQQQKQPATEPQQQIELTTMPQQVWHSDQFPQEQKQPAPMHLAQKELTAIPQQLWQMAQMPQQRKQPSAMLQQVWHLAQKQPAPMPQQTHDVWYPAKMVQKQQAAATRRQKELNAITKQEWHPAQMPQKNLASMPQKQPTTIPQQPVYPAPKPQLRKQPSAEPQQQIEPTSIPQPPQQVWHPAQMSQQQKQPASTPLPQEQPTAVSQQVWYPAQMSQQQLASMPLPQKQLTDMPQQEWQPAQIPQKQSAAEPQQNEPATIPQQVRYPAQMSQQRKQHTAMPQQQLTPMPQLLWHVAQMPQKQLAPMSQQKHYESTEDGASGSSQASIVEQLGVIPIYSYSSKSHYESGRTVFSQTRYTPREAMPVDSGNAPKDSYVGIGAPSIYPPLVKDSARKM, encoded by the exons atgcCTCAGCAGCAAAAGCAACCAGCTACTGAACCTCGGCAGCAAATTGAACCGGAAGCCATGCCCCAGCCACCTcagcaagtgtggcatccagATCAATTTCCCCAGGAGCAGAAGCAACCAGCCCCTCTGCGTCTAGCACAGAAGGAACTGACTGCCATACCCCAACAACTGTGGCAAACGGCTCAAATACCGCAGAAGCAACCGGCTGCTGAACCACAGCACAACGAACCGGCCACCATACCCCAGCAAGAGTGGCATCCACCTCAAATGCTGCAGACGCAACCAACCTCCATGCCCCAGCAAGTGTGGTATCCAGCTCACATTCCCCAGCAGCAGAAACAACTGGCCACCATGCTGCAGAAGCAACCAGCCCCAATGCCTCAACCGCAGAAGCAACTGGCCATCATGCCCCCGcaagtgtggcatccagctcaaatgcCTCAGCAACAAAAGCAACCAGCTACTGAACCTCAGCAGCAAATTGAACTGACCACCATGCCTCAGCAAGTGTGGCATTCAGATCAATTTCCCCAGGAGCAGAAGCAACCAGCCCCTATGCATCTAGCGCAGAAGGAACTGACTGCCATACCTCAACAACTGTGGCAAATGGCTCAAATGCCCCAGCAGCGTAAGCAACCGTCTGCCATGCTTCAGCAAGTGTGGCATCTGGCGCAGAAGCAACCGGCCCCTATGCCCCAGCAGACTCACGACGTGTGGTATCCAGCTAAAATGGTCCAGAAGCAACAAGCCGCTGCAACTCGGCGGCAGAAGGAACTGAACGCTATAACTAAGCAAGAGTGGC ATCCAGCTCAAATGCCTCAGAAGAATCTGGCCTCCATGCCGCAGAAGCAACCGACCACCATTCCCCAGCAACCAGTGTATCCAGCTCCAAAGCCCCAGCTGCGGAAGCAACCGTCCGCTGAACCTCAGCAGCAAATTGAACCGACCTCCATTCCCCAGCCACCTcagcaagtgtggcatccagctcaaatgTCCCAGCAGCAGAAGCAACCGGCCTCCACGCCTCTACCGCAGGAGCAACCGACTGCCGTATCCCAGCAAGTGTGGTATCCAGCTCAAATGTCCCAGCAGCAACTGGCTTCCATGCCTCTACCGCAGAAGCAACTGACCGACATGCCTCAGCAAGAGTGGCAACCAGCTCAAATACCGCAGAAGCAATCGGCTGCTGAACCACAGCAGAACGAACCGGCCACCATACCCCAGCAAGTGAGGTATCCAGCTCAAATGTCCCAGCAGCGGAAGCAACACACTGCCATGCCACAGCAGCAACTGACCCCTATGCCTCAGCTATTATGGCATGTAGCTCAAATGCCCCAGAAGCAACTGGCCCCAATGTCTCAGCAGAAGCACTACGAAAGCACTGAAGATGGTGCCTCTGGTAGCTCTCAGGCCAGCATCGTTGAACAGTTGGGTGTCATCCCAATCTATTCCTACAGTTCCAAATCGCACTACGAGAGTGGCAGAACTGTCTTCTCCCAAACCCGCTATACTCCTAGGGAGGCTATGCCTGTTGACAGTGGAAATGCTCCCAAGGACAGTTATGTTGGCATTGGTGCACCAAGCATATATCCACCACTAGTGAAGGATTCTGCAAG GAAAATGTAA
- the LOC115147295 gene encoding alpha/beta-gliadin A-V-like isoform X3, translating into MPQQQKQPATEPRQQIEPEAMPQPPQQVWHPPQMLQTQPTSMPQQVWYPAHIPQQQKQLATMLQKQPAPMPQPQKQLAIMPPQVWHPAQMPQQQKQPATEPQQQIELTTMPQQVWHSDQFPQEQKQPAPMHLAQKELTAIPQQLWQMAQMPQQRKQPSAMLQQVWHLAQKQPAPMPQQTHDVWYPAKMVQKQQAAATRRQKELNAITKQEWHPAQFPQQQKQPASTPLPQEQPTAVSQQVWYPAQMPQKNLASMPQKQPTTIPQQPVYPAPKPQLRKQPSAEPQQQIEPTSIPQPPQQVWHPAQMSQQQKQPASTPLPQEQPTAVSQQVWYPAQMSQQQLASMPLPQKQLTDMPQQEWQPAQIPQKQSAAEPQQNEPATIPQQVRYPAQMSQQRKQHTAMPQQQLTPMPQLLWHVAQMPQKQLAPMSQQKHYESTEDGASGSSQASIVEQLGVIPIYSYSSKSHYESGRTVFSQTRYTPREAMPVDSGNAPKDSYVGIGAPSIYPPLVKDSARKM; encoded by the exons atgcCTCAGCAGCAAAAGCAACCAGCTACTGAACCTCGGCAGCAAATTGAACCGGAAGCCATGCCCCAGCCACCTcagcaagt GTGGCATCCACCTCAAATGCTGCAGACGCAACCAACCTCCATGCCCCAGCAAGTGTGGTATCCAGCTCACATTCCCCAGCAGCAGAAACAACTGGCCACCATGCTGCAGAAGCAACCAGCCCCAATGCCTCAACCGCAGAAGCAACTGGCCATCATGCCCCCGcaagtgtggcatccagctcaaatgcCTCAGCAACAAAAGCAACCAGCTACTGAACCTCAGCAGCAAATTGAACTGACCACCATGCCTCAGCAAGTGTGGCATTCAGATCAATTTCCCCAGGAGCAGAAGCAACCAGCCCCTATGCATCTAGCGCAGAAGGAACTGACTGCCATACCTCAACAACTGTGGCAAATGGCTCAAATGCCCCAGCAGCGTAAGCAACCGTCTGCCATGCTTCAGCAAGTGTGGCATCTGGCGCAGAAGCAACCGGCCCCTATGCCCCAGCAGACTCACGACGTGTGGTATCCAGCTAAAATGGTCCAGAAGCAACAAGCCGCTGCAACTCGGCGGCAGAAGGAACTGAACGCTATAACTAAGCAAGAGTGGCATCCAGCTCAATTTCCCCAGCAGCAGAAGCAACCGGCCTCCACGCCTCTACCGCAGGAGCAACCGACTGCCGTATCCCAGCAAGTGTGGTATCCAGCTCAAATGCCTCAGAAGAATCTGGCCTCCATGCCGCAGAAGCAACCGACCACCATTCCCCAGCAACCAGTGTATCCAGCTCCAAAGCCCCAGCTGCGGAAGCAACCGTCCGCTGAACCTCAGCAGCAAATTGAACCGACCTCCATTCCCCAGCCACCTcagcaagtgtggcatccagctcaaatgTCCCAGCAGCAGAAGCAACCGGCCTCCACGCCTCTACCGCAGGAGCAACCGACTGCCGTATCCCAGCAAGTGTGGTATCCAGCTCAAATGTCCCAGCAGCAACTGGCTTCCATGCCTCTACCGCAGAAGCAACTGACCGACATGCCTCAGCAAGAGTGGCAACCAGCTCAAATACCGCAGAAGCAATCGGCTGCTGAACCACAGCAGAACGAACCGGCCACCATACCCCAGCAAGTGAGGTATCCAGCTCAAATGTCCCAGCAGCGGAAGCAACACACTGCCATGCCACAGCAGCAACTGACCCCTATGCCTCAGCTATTATGGCATGTAGCTCAAATGCCCCAGAAGCAACTGGCCCCAATGTCTCAGCAGAAGCACTACGAAAGCACTGAAGATGGTGCCTCTGGTAGCTCTCAGGCCAGCATCGTTGAACAGTTGGGTGTCATCCCAATCTATTCCTACAGTTCCAAATCGCACTACGAGAGTGGCAGAACTGTCTTCTCCCAAACCCGCTATACTCCTAGGGAGGCTATGCCTGTTGACAGTGGAAATGCTCCCAAGGACAGTTATGTTGGCATTGGTGCACCAAGCATATATCCACCACTAGTGAAGGATTCTGCAAG GAAAATGTAA
- the LOC115147862 gene encoding uncharacterized protein LOC115147862 → MRKMAVSFEMSLRISWICCLLIGGITCYPPPKGNYRYIPQNKLKGTSHNAAEATGSPASEGEAATHNASASVRTGPNTSGGATGSHASAAEAATHNASASATTGPNTLGEVTGHSASAAEAIGHSAVQAATHNASAAEAATHNASAWVATGPNGQLLHLRYNASSSVMTGPNTLGEAFDSRASAEAATQNASASVTTGPNTLAEATGHSATQVATHNASEAATHNASASVATGPNTLGEATGHGASEATGHGGSAAEAPGHSAMQAATHNASEAATHNASASVTTGPNTSAVEATGHSASSSAESGSNASAEATGALASAEATGALASAEATGALASNGA, encoded by the exons ATGAGAAAAATGGCTGTGAGTTTTGAAATGTCTTTGAG aatttctTGGATTTGTTGCCTGCTAATTGGAGGGATAACCTGTTATCCTCCACCTAAAG GTAATTATAGATATATTCCCCAAAATAAATTAAAAGGAACCAGCCACAATGCAGCGGAAGCTACCGGCTCCCCTGCCTCGGAAGGCGAAGCAGCCACCCATAATGCCTCAGCAAGCGTCAGGACTGGCCCAAATACTTCAGGTGGAGCAACCGGATCCCATGCCTCGGCAGCAGAAGCAGCCACCCACAATGCCTCAGCAAGCGCCACGACTGGCCCAAATACCTTAGGTGAAGTTACTGGCCACAGTGCCTCGGCAGCAGAAGCTATTGGCCACAGTGCCGTGCAAGCGGCCACCCATAATGCCTCGGCAGCGGAAGCGGCCACCCATAATGCCTCGGCATGGGTGGCAACTGGCCCAAATGGCCAGTTGCTTCACCTAAGGTATAACGCTTCATCAAGCGTCATGACTGGCCCAAATACCTTAGGTGAAGCATTCGACTCCCGTGCCTCAGCAGAAGCAGCAACCCAAAATGCCTCAGCAAGCGTCACAACTGGCCCAAATACCTTAGCTGAAGCAACTGGCCACAGTGCCACGCAAGTGGCCACCCATAATGCCTCGGAAGCGGCCACCCATAATGCCTCGGCAAGTGTGGCCACTGGCCCAAATACCTTAGGTGAAGCAACTGGCCACGGTGCCTCGGAAGCAACTGGCCACGGTGGCTCGGCAGCGGAAGCACCTGGACACAGTGCCATGCAAGCAGCCACCCATAATGCCTCGGAAGCGGCCACCCATAATGCCTCAGCAAGCGTCACGACTGGCCCAAATACCTCGGCAGTGGAAGCAACCGGCCACAGTGCCTCATCAAGTGCGGAATCTGGTTCAAATGCCTCGGCAgaagcgacaggcgcccttgcctcggcagaagcgacaggcgcccttgcctcggcagaagcgacaggcgcccttgcctcg